The following DNA comes from Peribacillus sp. FSL E2-0218.
GCTTCCCGATTCCCTGAAAGGATTTTCAAAGCCTCGGCCATTTGGTGGGCCGCCACCATCGTGACCGCCGGTGATATGATGCCCCCTGTGTCACAGGTCATGCCCTGAATGGGGATCGTTTTAAGCAAACAGTGCAGGCAAGGCGTATTTCCGGGAAGGATCGTCAAGGCCATGCCGACACTGCCGACGCATGCCCCATAAATCCATGGAATATGAAGCTTTTGTGACAAATCGTTAATGATCATCCGAGTTTCAAAATTATCGGTTGCGTCCAATATCAAATCAACCCCGCCAAGCTGCTGCTCCAGGTTTTGCGCGGTTGCGTCCATGATGAGGGCATTCACTTCCACTCCATGATCGATCTCGAGTAAATGACGCTTTGCGGCTTCAGCCTTTGGCAGCCTCTCTTCGACATCCCGTTCCGTATACATTTGCTGGCGCTGTAAATTACTAAGCTCCACATAATCCCGATCCACGATGGTGATTTTCCCTACTCCCGCACGGGTAAGGGCCTCGGCGTTTGCAGCCCCCAATGCGCCTGCCCCCAGGAGTAAAACATGCTTCTTTTGGATTTCCAATTGACCCCGCTCACCGATCGGGGCAAATAACGTTTGCCTGGAATATCGTTCTTTCACATCGCCCACCTTATCCAATTCGCTCAGCCCCCGCTTACAGGCGGAATGAAGGCCACTGTATCCCCGTCCGATAAGATCGTGTCATCATCGGCAAATTCTTCATTGACTGCCGTCATTGCGGTTTCAAGGCTCCCTAATTGATAGTCCGCCTTCAATTTTCTTTTCAGCTCGTCCACACTCCAGCCATTTCCTTCTATAGAAATGGACTCTTTTCCTGATTCATCCCTCAATTGGGCAAATAAAAGCACGTTAATCATGGATGTCCATCTCCTTCGGTTTTCCTGATGGATATGGTAAGGTCTCCAACTGGTTCCCGACCCACGTCTCCCCATCTTCCCAATGTTCCTTCTTCCAAATCGGGACAATTTCCTTGATTCTTTCAATCGCATACCGATTCGCCTCATATGCATCGTTTCGATGCGGCGTACTGACGGCAATGACGACTGCGATATCCGTAATATCGAGTTTACCTACACGATGGGTGATCGCCGTTTCCGCTTCAGGCCAACGTTCCTTGATCTCCGCACCGATTTGCTCTAATTTCTTGATCGCCATCGGTTCATAGGCTTCGTAAATTAAGAATAAGGTCTTTTTGCCCTTGGTCATTTCCCGTACCGTCCCAATGAAGGTCGTGACGGCACCTGCATTTCGTTTTACTACTTTATCAATCACTTCCTGAATGACGATCGGATCCTTTGAAATTTTATAATTCATCTCTACCACCCTTTATATCCCATTCCGTTTGCTTAATATGGACAGCTTCTTGATAGTCCTCCCTCGTATTCATATTGAAGAATACGTGTTGAAAACATTCAGGGTTTTCGTGATATAGCTTAAAGTCTTTTTCCCTAATGATTTTCACCGAGATCTTCTCCAGAAAACGGCTCATTTTCAATTCCCGGCTCATCAAACACTCCGTCAGTACAGGGAGACAGGTTTTGTGATAAACCGCAAAAAGAGGCTGGAGCCGCCCATTTATCTCCGGAATGACCGCATCGAATGAAGGCTCGTAATTGGCCATCAATTCATGAATGACAGTGGCACTCACAAAGGGCATATCACAGGCTGCAAGGAAGTGCAGCTGAGTTTGCGAGGCAGTCATACCTGCATGCAAGCCGCCAAGCGGTCCATGATCTTTATGTAAATCAGCAATTAACGGAAGTTGCAGAAAACGATAATCGTCGAATGTATTCGTAATGACCAACACGTTATCGGACACCTTTTTCAGTTCGGATGCCACTCTTGAAATGTTCACATCGCCAGCTATTGTCAGTAATGCCTTATTCTTGCCCATCCGGCTTGATTTTCCACCAGCTAGAAGCAACATCGTCGATTCCATCCGCATCATCCTTCCCTTTTTTCGGTTTAATCGAGCCTACTACGGTAATGCTATACCTACTATGTATCCCAAAAAAGCATCCATTGTATGTAAATAGTTTAATGCAACTTCGAGAATAATGACACCATAGATTGATTGGATCACATCTTGGAATCCTGGTTTCCGATAAACGAAATGCGATATGATACACTTATGAAAAGTGCCCATCAGAGGCACACACTTTACCTCATTTTCAGGCCCGCAGACGGGGAAACAACTAAGTTTTACATAAAATAAATTTTGGTATATTCTAAAAATAGGATATTACCTGGTATGATGATAATATCGATATCTAATTCTCCTGAGGAGGTCACATAATGACTATGAAAAAAGCTATGACAGTTGCTGGATCTGACTCCAGCGGCGGAGCAGGTCTTCAAGCTGATTTAAAGACATTTCAAGAATTCGGCATTTACGGTATGTCCGCTTTAACGACAATCGTGTCGATGGACCCTAAGAATGGCTGGTCCCATAATGTATTCCCTACACCAGTAAATGTTTTGGAGGCCCAAATCGAAACGATTCTATCAATCGGAATTGACGCCATGAAAACAGGTATGCTCGGTTCAGTTGAAATCATCGAACTCGTTGCCCGTAAAATTGACGAGTTGAAATTGGACAAAGTCGTAATCGACCCAGTTATGGTATGCAAAGGTGAGGATGAAGTATTGCACCCTGAAACAGCCGTGGCTCTGCGTGATCTACTCGTTCCGCGTGCAACGGTAGTGACGCCTAACCTTTTCGAGGCTGCCCAATTAGCAGGGACGGCGCCTATCAAAACGATCGATGATATGAAGGCTGCCGCCGAAAAAATACATGCACTTGGTGCAAAATATGTCTTGATCAAGGGTGGAAATAAGCTTGATCTTGATAAAGCCATCGACCTTCTCTATGATGGAAAAGAATTTGAAATCCTTGAATCCGAGAAAATTGAAACAACCAATACACATGGTGCCGGCTGTTCATCATCAGCGGCGATTACAGCGCAGCTGGCTGAAGGAAAAAGCCCGCGAGAGGCCATCCACATCGCGAAAGACTTCATTACAGAAGCGGTTCGCCATTCCTGGAAGATGAATGACTATGTAGGACCGGTCAACCATGGGGCATACCATAAATATGGAAATGCGCAAAACACACAAAAATAAATCATCACGTTTACGGGCCGCTCCAATTCATCGAGCGGCCTTTTTCGCTTTTTTTGATTTTATTTAGTAAAATGGGAAGAAGGAAAAGCTTATCTAGCCGCCCAGTTAAGGAGGAAATTATAGAATGAAACCTATAGACCGCACCGAGGTGCAAAATGCTATTGATTCTTTCGCCGGAAAAGATGTATATCTTCACCTGGAAACGACAAATGGTGCCTATGCCACTCATGTAGATGAAGCCTTCTTTTCGGCAGGTGCTTATATTCGTAACGCTCTTATACAATATGAACATGGCAAGATCGTTGGGGACGGCCCCTACCGCATCGGCTTAAAGCTCAATATCGGCTGGGTATATGCAGAAGGCGTAAACCACTTCGAAGTGGATGAACAAGGAAGGTTGCTAGTCGCAGGTCTTGATTTTTCCGGAAAGCTTGCCGTCTCCATGCAGCTCAGTCCCACACCCTTTGAATGATCCTGACATACCTTTAATCCCATTCCCATTTACCTTTAACCATACTCAATGTAAGTAAACGGAAGGAGAAATATACCTTGGAAAAAGAACGTCATGTTTTAGTCATTTTCCCACATCCCGATGATGAAGCCTTCTCGGTTTCCGGTACGGTTGCCATCCATAGAGAAGCGGGCACACCTGTTACCTATTTATGCTTAACACTAGGAGAAATGGGACGTAATTTAGGCAATCCGCCATTTGCAACGAGAGAATCGCTCCCCAAAATCCGTAAAAAGGAATTGATCGATGCAGCAAATGCGATCGGCATTGAAGACTTACGCATGCTCGGCTTGCGTGATAAGACGATAGAATTCGAGGATGATGAAAAGCTGACGTCCATATTTACCGATGCCATCAATGAATTGAATCCATCATTGATCATCACGTTTTACCCAGGATACAGCGTCCATCCTGACCATGAAGCGACGGCGAGGGCCGTGGTTCGTGCCGTGGAAAGAATCGAGGAAACGAAACGTCCAAAACTTCATTGTGTCGCATTCTCCAACAACTGCATCCAAGAGTTAGGGCAACCTGACATCATCCATGATATCACTGCGGTCGAAGAGAAAAAAGTTGCTGCCGTTACGGCTCACCGTTCCCAAACGGAGGCGATGGTACTTGATTGGAAGGAAAAATTCGAAAATCAGGATGCCGATTTCCTAGAGTGGATACGCAAGGAACGATTATGGACCTATAAATTTTGAAGAAACCGCCCATTAGGCGGTTTCTTTGTTTATGGCATAAAAAAAACGCCTGTTATATACAGGCGGAGAAAGGGGGATACTTTGGAAAATCAATCATATAACTAGCATGCCCTCATTTTTTCATTTTATACTTTAAGCAGACATCCGCTCTTCCGCCTGCAGTTTCTTTCTGCTCGAGGCTTTTTTACCATGTACCAAGAAATAAATTCCGATAAGTATGAATGAGAAACTCGACATGCCGATGAATAACCCTTTGAATCCGGTAAATGGGATAAGGAAACCCAATAGGAACGGGCCAACCCCAATCCCGAAATCATACATGGTGAAAAACGTGGAAGTGGCCAAACCCATCCGATTTGACGGTGCCTCCTTGATGGAAATCGCTTGGCAGCTTGATTGGAACGTACCATACCCAACACCGATAAAAGCACCGGCTACCAGAAGCGTGATTCCATGATGGGATTGGCTGAGGATGACCATGCCGACCGCATAAAAAATCAAGGCCGGATAAATCACCGCATTCTCCCCCTTCACATCAAACATCCGTCCTGTAAACGGTCGCGACGCAAGCAGGAATACGGCAAATACGACGAAGAAAAAGCTTGCGGCATCCATCAAATTCATTTCCTTTGCAAACGATGTTAAATAAGACAAGATGCTCGAATAAGTAAATCCGGCAAATCCGATGAAAATGGCAATCGGCAGGGCACTTTTTTCAAAGTAATCACTGATCTTAAACCCTTTTCGTGATGAAACTTTGCCCTTTTCGCCTTCTGGCACATTCATGAACAACGAAGCGACTAAAGCAAATGCGGCAAACACCGAGGCAGCATAGAAGATGATTGAATAACTAAAATGCTGGGTGATCAGCAAACCGATAAACGGACCGAAAGCCATGGCCAAGTTTGTACTCATCGCAAAATACCCTGTCCCCTCCCCACGCCTTTCATTCGGAATGATATCTGCGGCAATCGTTCCGGTTGCAGTCGTCGCAAGACCAAAAGCGAAACCGTGAATAAGCCGGTCGATCAATAGAAGAAACAAACCATTGACCATGAAATAGCCAATCGAAGCTAACAAAAATAAAATCAAGGAACCAAAAAGCATTTTTTTGCGGCCGACCTGGTCAATTTTCTTCCCGGCAACCGGTCTGACCAGCACAGCCCCAAGGACAAAAATACTTGAAGCGAGTCCCGCCTGGGCTTGAGACGCATGGAATTGATCGATCGTGTAAATCGTCAATGTCACCATCAACACATAAAAAGTTAAAAAGAGAAAAAAGTTCGCTGAAGACACAATCAGAAAATCTTTCGTCCACAGCTTTGGTTTTTGATTCATGTAAAATCCTTCTTCCTTACAATTGTTTTAATTTTTCCTTCAAGAATTTCAAGGTTTTTTGCGTTACCTCAAGATCCTCTTCGGCCATACCACTCAATAATTGGTGCTCAAATTCCTCCACCACTTTTTTGGCCTCTTGAAAAGTCCTTTTACCGGACTCCGTTAACTGTATTCTCCGTTCCCGCTTATCTTTCCCGGGTATTTGTTCGATTAAATCACGTTCCTCCAAACGGTTCACCGTCCGTGTAACCGTCGGCTTCTCCACATCGAGATAGTTGCTGATTTCCACAAGCGTCGAACTCCCATATTGATTCAAATAAAAAACAATCAACCACTGAGAATGAAAAAGATCAACCTTAGCCAATTGTTCGTTCAACTTTTTTGTAAATGACCTCGAGAACTGTAAATTTTGATGAAAAAACCCATCATGGAAGGGCATAGGTATTCCTCCTGTAAAGTAGTTACCTAGGTAACTATACAATATTTCTTTATTAAAGTCCAGCCTCCAAACGAAGAATCCGAGCCCTGAACACAACTTAACAGCAGGTTCTTGATCAAATGTTCGTTTTGACTGATTGCGGATGATTCGGGATGGTTACTCGGCAGACGATAACCATTGTCGGTTCGGGGCGGTTTCTCGGAAGTTGCTTGCGAATATCGGGAATTCACTCGGCGAATTTGGGACTTTTACTCGCCAATTTGACGACTTTACTCGCCAATTTGGGCGTTGCCTCGAAATGTGAGGCGGGTTCTCGGAAAGATATCGCTTTTCACACGCTTTTTTGCTGTTTCGCGCCAATTTCTGGCGTTGCTCATCAATTTGACGCGGTTTCTCCGCATGACTACTGCTTATTTTCACGATTTCAGCGCGTTACTCACCAATTCATGCAGCAGCAGGAGCCCCCGCCATTGGGCGAGGGCTTCACGTGTAACAATAAAAATCGGTGTAGGTAAGCGTTCGCACAACTGCGGGCATTTTTTCGCTGCCTCTATTAGCGGGGGCCTGAATCCTTCAGGGCATATTTCCTTCTAATTGGGATAGGGGCAGACGATAAAGTTTATCATCTGTTTCATCGGGATTTCCTCGTCCGTCCGTATTGTTACTTATGAAGTATAGGAATTCTTCATCCACGAAGACATCGCGGATCCGCCCGGCATTCGTGATGATATCCGTCATTTTGCCGCTCTTGATATCGTACTGCTTAAGCGATTCACCTCTTAAGGCTGCAATAAATAGCTTCCCATCAAAATAGGCCAGTCCGGAGGGGGCCCAAGTGTTTTCGCCTGAGTGGATCAATGGATTGATCATATCCGGTTTTTGCTGATCACCTTCAATCTCCGGCCAGCCATAGTTCTTGCCTGGATCAATTTCATTTATTTCATCATGAGCGGACTCTCCGTGCTCGCTTTCATATAACTTCCCGGCATCATCCCAGGCCAGTCCTTGCGGGTTGCGATGGCCATACGAATAGACGTACGAATTTGCGAAAGGATTATCTTTAGGAATGGTGCCGTCTGGATTCATGCGCAAAATCTTCCCGCCTAATGAAACAGTATCTTGTGCGATTTCCGGTTTCTTGGCATCCCCTGTTGTTGCGTAAAGCATGCCATCGGGGCCAAGCTTGAGGCGTCCGCCGTGATGGTAGTCACCGCTTGGTATTCCATCGATTAACGTTTCTCGCTCCAGCCATTTATCATTGTCCTTTTGCAGGGAGACGATTCGGTTGATGGAATTCCCACTGCCATCTTCGTACGTATAATAGGCGTAGGCTCGCCTGCTTTCAGAAAAGTCGGGCGTCAATAAAAAACCAAGCAGTCCAGCTTCCGCTTTTGAAGATAATGTTTTCTTAAGCTCGACCGGTTGCCGTGTCAGCTTGCCCTTGTTCCATTCCACGATGGAGCCTGTCCGTTCTGAAACATACATCGCACTCCCAACCTTTTGGATCGACCATGGGGAATGCAGATTCGTCACGAGTACTTCAGGATCTTGACCAAGCGTGCCCGCCACTTCTTTATCAGGCTTTGGATCGGTTTTGCTGTCCTCTTCTTTGCCATTACAACCTGCCAGAGTCAATGCAGCCATAAGGAAATATAGAAGCCATCTTTTCAAACGCCTTTCCCCCTTCGATTCGTGAGTTTAATAGGCTGACTGTTTGAGCACCTTCAATATTGCCTGCGCTACACCTGATTCATCATTCTTGCCTGTCACTTCATCACACAGTTTTTGAATGTCGAGCGGGGCATTTCCCATGGCCACAGCCAAGCCTACCCGTTCAAACATGGATACATCATTATAATTATCGCCGATGGCCATCGTTTCCTGCATGGAACCGGATTTTTCCTTCACATATGCTTCGAGCGCCGTACCTTTTTGGGCTTCCGTACTCATGATTTCCACATTTTCACGTCCTGATGAGGTGACGGTGACTCCACCTTGCCCGTTCAATTTCGAAGCAACTTGATTCAATAAATCTAAATCTTTGGAGAAGCTGAGGATTTTATAATATTCCACATTAGAATGGCTGAATAGCTCGGAATAGTCGGAGATCGATGTAACTTGTCCAAGCTGCAAGCGCTCCTCTGCGAATTTCCTCATTCTCTCGGCATCCATCTCGGGATTGGCCGTTACGAATATGTCCACCAAAACGGATATTGATTTTTCGTAATTTTTGGAATAAATCCCCTGGCTCGTATAAATTTCGAAATAAATCCCTTGTTCCTCAAGGATTTCAGCGACCATTTTTGCAGTGGCAGCAGACATTGGATTCGAAGCGGCAATCTTTCCTTCCTTTGTGAACAAGGCCGCCCCATTCACAGAGATGACAGGGCAATCGATATTCGCTTCATCTAAAGCGAACCTTGCTTCGACGTATGATCTCCCAGTGGCGATGATCACTTCCACCCCTTCTCTTTGTGCCTTCTGGATCGCCTCTTTATTTTCCACACTGACCTTTTGCATTTTGTTTAATAATGTTCCGTCCATGTCAATCGCAATCGTCTTTATCAATTCAACCGGCTCCTTTATTACAATATAATCCCTATTCTAACCGAAAGAGCGTCGATAAACACGTTTTACAACCTTGCAGTGAATATTGATCGAAAAAATATAAATAAACTGCACCTGATAAGGAGAGGTGCAGTTCAATTTTTTAATGCAGGATCGTTTGGCTGTCAATCGCCTGCGCCCGTTCAATGATCTGTTCATGAATGTCACTACGAATGTCATCTATCGCAGTAAAGTCCATGGCTTTCACATAAATTTTTTCAAGTTCGTCATGCAGCTCTTTTGCTTTGGCCAGGCTTGCTGTCGCTTCATTCATCTTCTCCCTGTACCTGGAGGAAACATCCTTGATCTGATCGGCATAAATTTCATCCGTTCCCGGCAGGATCGCCGTTTTATATATATCGATGATCTCATCACCTTCGCAGCTCGGAAAATATTCATGAGGAGCTGTGCTGTCGAATATGGCGATACCTACCTCGCGGACGATGACCATGTCCAGGCTATGCGGATCGAAACCGCAATGATACACCTCCACATCGAAGCCCCTTTGCTCCGCAGCCTTTGCAATCTTTTTCAGCATCGTCGATTTTCCCGAACCGGGACGCCCTTTTAAAAAGTAGCGTTTCTGTACGCCCTCCGTGATATTCGGTATGAAATCGACCGCTCCCTTTGGCGTGGCGGCACCTAAAAAACGATGACGAACATCCGCCTTCTTATTAAGGACGATATCTCGATAAAAGCCTTCTATCAATTTATTGGTCAGCCCATTCAATTTAGCGAAGTCGATGTTTGCCTTATAGATGTCCTCCCATTCATCATGTATCTTCAATGCTTCGGAGAAAAGGGCATAGGCCTTCTCGAAGCTTTTGCTTCTCGCATTCGTCAGCCTTATGATGGACGCTCTTTCCGAAGCGAGCTGCTGTGAATTCCAGGCTGACCCCAAATTGACATATTCCTCTACAGCCCCTGGTGCCTTCGGTTCAATCACATGCGGAGCGGTCCCATCCACAAGACCGATTTTCAAAGCCGGTATGATGACCCCATCGATGGAATCATTATCGGAAGAACAATGTAAATACTCGATATCAAAGTTTTTATCCAGCCATTCCTGGCCGATTTTTTTCATGATGGTCGATTTTCCCGAACCAGGTCCGCCTTTTAAAATGAATAATCTTTCCAAACCTGCCAAATTCGAATCATATAAACTATAAAAACCTTTAGCGGTATTGCCGCCGGCGAAATAATGCATCACTTTTCCCGTCACTTCCACACTCTCCCTCACAATAGAAATGTGATCTTCAAGACAGCGTATGCGGCAAAAATCAAATAGGTGAATGCCCAAGGATGCCATTGTCCTATTTGATAAGAGCGACGGACTCCGCCTGCGTGATTTCGAGGAAATCTGCCGGATTCAGGACAATCTGGGTGCCGATCCTCCCCGCGCTTACGATGATTTCAAACAAGTTCGATGCACTTTCATCGATGAAGGTCGGGTATTGCTTTTTCATGCCGATCGGTGAACAGCCCCCCCGTATGTAGCCGGTGTTTTTTTGAAGGTCCTTGACGGCGAGCATTTCCATTTTTTTCGCTCCTGCCGCCTTGGCCGCTTTTTTCATATCCAGTTCGGCCGCTACTGGAATCACAAAAACATAAAGCTGCTGCGGCCCGCTATGGGTAACGAGCGTTTTAAAGACGCTTCCAGGCGCCTTTCCGATTTTTTCGGCGACGGTAATTCCATCGATCTTTCCATCACGTGCATCATAACTCATCATCCCATATTCGATTGAATGGTTATCAAGAATTCGCATTGCATTCGTTTTACTGGCTCCCATATGACATTCCCCTTATCTTTTTTACCATCTTATCAAAAACAAAAGCACAGTGCTTATGCAGCTGTGCCTTTCCTTCACGTTCATTCCAAATGGCGTCTTTGAAATTCGGCAATGCGGCTGTAGTCAGCCTCCAATTGCCTGCTCACGGATAAATAGATCGACATCAGCTCTTCGTAAACTTTAACGTTAGCCTCGATCGGCACAAGCTCATCCGTATCGCCTATCATCCCTTCCACTTCATCGAGGCTTTCGATTTCCCCTAAAGCATAAAGCCCAAGCACGGCTGCCCCTAAGCTAGAACTTTCAAAGCTTTCAGGGATCGTCACGTTCTGATTGAAGACATCAGCCATGATTTGACGCCACAGCTTCGAGCGGACAAACCCGCCACTTGCATGGATCTTCTCGGGTGCGCCAGCCAGTTCCCTTACAGCAAGGAGGACACTATAGAGGTTATACATCACGCCTTCGAGTACCGCCCGGACCATATGATCACGTGTATGGTGAAGGGCCAATCCAAAGAAGGAGCCCCTTGCATCGGCACTCCATAATGGCGCACGCTCCCCAGCCATATACGGGTGGAAAATGAGCCCATCCGATCCAGGTGCAATAGTCGAGGCCATATCCGTCAAAATTTCATAAGAATCCAGTCCGGAAGCCTTCGCTTTTTCAATTTCGACACGGCCAAATTGATCTCGAGCCCAGCGGAAGGTGATGCCCCCGTTATTGACCGGCCCGCCGATCACCCAATGATTTTCAGTAAGAGCGTAACAGAAGGTCCTGCCTTTTGGATCAGTAAGCGGGCGATCACTGACGGTCCTTACTGCACCGCTCGTGCCGACCGTGATTGCCAGGACCCCTGGCTTGATGGCATTTTGCCCTAAGTTGGCAAGTACGCCATCACTCGCACCGATCACGAACGGGGTGCCTTCCTGAATGTTCATGGCTGCGGCCAATTCCGTACTTAAGCCAGAAAGGACCTGTGTTGTCGGGACAAGCGCCGGCAGCCTGTCCGCATCGATTCCGGCAATGCTAAGTGCCTCTTCATCCCATTTCAGCTCATTCAAGTTGAACATACCCGTTGCGGAAGCTAGCGAGTGATCCATCACATACTCATTGAAGAATTTATAAAAGATATATTCTTTGATTCCGATGAATTTGTATGTATCTTCAAAAATGTCCGGATGCTCGTTTCTTAACCACATGATTTTCGTAATCGGGGACATCGGGTGAATGGGGGTCCCTGTCCGATGATACAATTGCATCCCTTGTTCCGAGGCCTTCAATTGCTCTGCATAAGCAACACTTCGGTTATCTGCCCAAGTCATGCTATTCGTCAGCGGCCTGCCGTCCTTCCCCATGGCGATCAAGCTATGCATCGCTGAACTGAATGATAGGAAGCCCAGTTCGTCCTTGCCCACTTCACTTGCTATCATCACTTCGGCTATCGCCAGGATGACCGCTTTATATATTTCCTCGGGGTCTTGTTCAGCAACGGACGGGGTAGGGCTATGAAGGGGATATCCTTTCGAACATGATTGGACGACCTCCCCCCCTTTTGAAAAAAGAACGACCTTCGTACTTGTCGTGCCGATATCGATGCCCATCATATAACCTGCCATACTAACATCATGCTCCTTCCTCTTAAACGATTGAATTCAATAGTAAAAATGGAAGCTGTGGAACGATTGCTATGATCGAGTCCACAACCATTAAGATTTTTTTCATTTGTGAAATATCCTTCATTTAATACCAATAATTTCATCTTAACACACGCTGCAGAAGGACGGGCATTACGGATCCGATCTGGATAACACGATGAGTGATCCCTGAACCGCTTTACTAGAGTATCCATATCTATCATTTTTTAGAGGCGGCTCGCAATTTCAATGAAAAAAGGAGCAGCGAATCCGTTCATGATGAACTAAACCCGATGCCCCATCTATTCTGAAGTGCTGTCATTCACCAATAAAAAGAGGCCCTGCTTTACGCTTGATTTCTTCCTCCAAATATAAGGGATAAGCAAGAAGGAAGCAGGTGGATGGGCCGGATGATTTTTCGATATCGACTCTATTGCTTATACAATCGGGAACACCTTCCCCGCTTCGGTCCAGGTGCTTCCATTCATAGGCGATTCCCTTCGATCCGATTGGAAGCGCCTCCACTCCTTCAAGCTCACAAAGACTTTTATATAAGGATAGAGGGGCAACCCATTCTTGCTGTTTCAGCACGTCCTCCCCGACGAGCGGCCTGCCGATGAGGGCCATTTTCCGTGAATGGTTTGGTTGCATTGCCAGGTCATTCCTTCGCTTGCCAAGGACGATGAGACCAAGAGCCGATTGAAGCAGCGGCATGTTCGTTTCCGTGCTTCCCGTAATCGGAAGATCCAGACCCAATTCGTCCAAGCCTTGCATGATACCTTTGCTCAAGCC
Coding sequences within:
- a CDS encoding MFS transporter: MNQKPKLWTKDFLIVSSANFFLFLTFYVLMVTLTIYTIDQFHASQAQAGLASSIFVLGAVLVRPVAGKKIDQVGRKKMLFGSLILFLLASIGYFMVNGLFLLLIDRLIHGFAFGLATTATGTIAADIIPNERRGEGTGYFAMSTNLAMAFGPFIGLLITQHFSYSIIFYAASVFAAFALVASLFMNVPEGEKGKVSSRKGFKISDYFEKSALPIAIFIGFAGFTYSSILSYLTSFAKEMNLMDAASFFFVVFAVFLLASRPFTGRMFDVKGENAVIYPALIFYAVGMVILSQSHHGITLLVAGAFIGVGYGTFQSSCQAISIKEAPSNRMGLATSTFFTMYDFGIGVGPFLLGFLIPFTGFKGLFIGMSSFSFILIGIYFLVHGKKASSRKKLQAEERMSA
- a CDS encoding MarR family transcriptional regulator; this translates as MPFHDGFFHQNLQFSRSFTKKLNEQLAKVDLFHSQWLIVFYLNQYGSSTLVEISNYLDVEKPTVTRTVNRLEERDLIEQIPGKDKRERRIQLTESGKRTFQEAKKVVEEFEHQLLSGMAEEDLEVTQKTLKFLKEKLKQL
- the moaD gene encoding molybdopterin converting factor subunit 1, which translates into the protein MINVLLFAQLRDESGKESISIEGNGWSVDELKRKLKADYQLGSLETAMTAVNEEFADDDTILSDGDTVAFIPPVSGG
- the bshB2 gene encoding bacillithiol biosynthesis deacetylase BshB2, translated to MEKERHVLVIFPHPDDEAFSVSGTVAIHREAGTPVTYLCLTLGEMGRNLGNPPFATRESLPKIRKKELIDAANAIGIEDLRMLGLRDKTIEFEDDEKLTSIFTDAINELNPSLIITFYPGYSVHPDHEATARAVVRAVERIEETKRPKLHCVAFSNNCIQELGQPDIIHDITAVEEKKVAAVTAHRSQTEAMVLDWKEKFENQDADFLEWIRKERLWTYKF
- a CDS encoding molybdenum cofactor guanylyltransferase, which encodes MESTMLLLAGGKSSRMGKNKALLTIAGDVNISRVASELKKVSDNVLVITNTFDDYRFLQLPLIADLHKDHGPLGGLHAGMTASQTQLHFLAACDMPFVSATVIHELMANYEPSFDAVIPEINGRLQPLFAVYHKTCLPVLTECLMSRELKMSRFLEKISVKIIREKDFKLYHENPECFQHVFFNMNTREDYQEAVHIKQTEWDIKGGRDEL
- a CDS encoding PQQ-dependent sugar dehydrogenase, encoding MKRWLLYFLMAALTLAGCNGKEEDSKTDPKPDKEVAGTLGQDPEVLVTNLHSPWSIQKVGSAMYVSERTGSIVEWNKGKLTRQPVELKKTLSSKAEAGLLGFLLTPDFSESRRAYAYYTYEDGSGNSINRIVSLQKDNDKWLERETLIDGIPSGDYHHGGRLKLGPDGMLYATTGDAKKPEIAQDTVSLGGKILRMNPDGTIPKDNPFANSYVYSYGHRNPQGLAWDDAGKLYESEHGESAHDEINEIDPGKNYGWPEIEGDQQKPDMINPLIHSGENTWAPSGLAYFDGKLFIAALRGESLKQYDIKSGKMTDIITNAGRIRDVFVDEEFLYFISNNTDGRGNPDETDDKLYRLPLSQLEGNMP
- the pdxK gene encoding pyridoxine/pyridoxal/pyridoxamine kinase, producing MTMKKAMTVAGSDSSGGAGLQADLKTFQEFGIYGMSALTTIVSMDPKNGWSHNVFPTPVNVLEAQIETILSIGIDAMKTGMLGSVEIIELVARKIDELKLDKVVIDPVMVCKGEDEVLHPETAVALRDLLVPRATVVTPNLFEAAQLAGTAPIKTIDDMKAAAEKIHALGAKYVLIKGGNKLDLDKAIDLLYDGKEFEILESEKIETTNTHGAGCSSSAAITAQLAEGKSPREAIHIAKDFITEAVRHSWKMNDYVGPVNHGAYHKYGNAQNTQK
- a CDS encoding molybdenum cofactor biosynthesis protein MoaE, translating into MNYKISKDPIVIQEVIDKVVKRNAGAVTTFIGTVREMTKGKKTLFLIYEAYEPMAIKKLEQIGAEIKERWPEAETAITHRVGKLDITDIAVVIAVSTPHRNDAYEANRYAIERIKEIVPIWKKEHWEDGETWVGNQLETLPYPSGKPKEMDIHD
- a CDS encoding YojF family protein, encoding MKPIDRTEVQNAIDSFAGKDVYLHLETTNGAYATHVDEAFFSAGAYIRNALIQYEHGKIVGDGPYRIGLKLNIGWVYAEGVNHFEVDEQGRLLVAGLDFSGKLAVSMQLSPTPFE
- a CDS encoding MoeB/ThiF family adenylyltransferase, giving the protein MKERYSRQTLFAPIGERGQLEIQKKHVLLLGAGALGAANAEALTRAGVGKITIVDRDYVELSNLQRQQMYTERDVEERLPKAEAAKRHLLEIDHGVEVNALIMDATAQNLEQQLGGVDLILDATDNFETRMIINDLSQKLHIPWIYGACVGSVGMALTILPGNTPCLHCLLKTIPIQGMTCDTGGIISPAVTMVAAHQMAEALKILSGNREAIRPALVTFDLWRNQYQSVKLTKAKKKDCLSCGEQRSYPFLTGDNATKTAVLCGRDTVQVRPPKPVKLRLEKLAKGLVGSGYAVKFNPFLLSCEKEGVRMVIFEDGRALIHGTKDMIQAKAAYQSILG